Proteins encoded together in one Pontiella desulfatans window:
- a CDS encoding sulfatase-like hydrolase/transferase, translated as MKSHLKFAWALVLSACCLAAAAKPAAENVLFIIFDDMNDWVGYLSREGRDNPLVPLIPDEARRKAVIDWITPNMDKLASEGVAFTQAHANFPLCGPSRASFLSGKLPTSTAFFSNEQNFREVAEGGSEIVTLPEYLKQQGFLSVEAGKVFHKQRGGQPGPSHPQSDPQSWSVQNVEWCGMWWNFPPVQENGKHYSGNPWRYAPETTFGEYQAKGEAAAVLPLKDRWHNGYFTIDYFADNFCFGHLPGLDDERYARKNRLSEQQTFDYKHAAFVSAFLNQKVGKKQKFKYDAAPLTTDLREGVPSLGKGQRFFMAAGMFLPHDPYITPKSYHDELSEFLSLDDIATGNIDALNAMMYEDEEWALGRGAKSVAHVSQLHQGFVKASKENTGDASRYWRECVFSYLACLKFADDRLGQLMEGLEKSAFADNTAIVLCGDNGLHLGSHEHWSKISLWSEATHVPLIIKAPGVNPGICRETVSLVDLYPTMLDLLGLDAPANAQKLDGTSLMPQLADASAGRHEPVVIGYSTYGLPFCYAVDDGEWRLQDYRNVDGKTFVLYDLENDPMESIDLMPDLEKNPQARAAYERLRRYLDRHLVGKASQKKQ; from the coding sequence ATGAAAAGCCATCTGAAGTTTGCATGGGCGTTGGTGCTGTCGGCCTGCTGCCTTGCCGCGGCGGCCAAACCGGCGGCGGAAAATGTGTTGTTCATCATCTTCGACGACATGAACGATTGGGTGGGCTATCTCAGCCGGGAGGGGCGCGATAATCCGCTGGTGCCGCTGATCCCGGACGAGGCCAGGCGCAAGGCGGTCATCGATTGGATCACGCCGAACATGGATAAGCTTGCCTCCGAGGGGGTGGCGTTCACGCAGGCGCATGCCAACTTTCCGCTTTGCGGGCCGTCGCGGGCTTCGTTCCTGTCCGGCAAGCTGCCGACGTCCACCGCCTTCTTCAGCAACGAGCAGAATTTTCGCGAAGTGGCCGAGGGCGGATCGGAGATCGTGACCTTGCCGGAATATCTGAAGCAACAGGGTTTCCTGAGCGTGGAGGCGGGGAAGGTGTTCCACAAGCAGCGGGGCGGGCAGCCCGGCCCATCGCACCCGCAGTCCGACCCGCAGAGCTGGTCGGTTCAGAACGTGGAGTGGTGCGGCATGTGGTGGAACTTTCCGCCGGTGCAAGAAAACGGGAAGCACTATTCCGGCAACCCGTGGCGCTATGCGCCCGAGACGACCTTCGGGGAATATCAGGCCAAGGGCGAAGCGGCGGCGGTCTTGCCGCTGAAGGATCGGTGGCACAACGGCTATTTTACGATCGACTATTTCGCCGATAATTTTTGCTTCGGTCACCTGCCGGGCCTGGACGATGAACGATACGCACGGAAGAACCGCCTCTCGGAACAGCAGACCTTCGACTATAAACATGCGGCGTTTGTTTCGGCCTTCCTCAACCAGAAGGTCGGGAAAAAGCAGAAGTTCAAGTATGATGCCGCGCCGCTCACGACCGACCTGCGCGAGGGGGTTCCCTCGCTCGGGAAAGGCCAACGCTTCTTCATGGCGGCGGGTATGTTCCTGCCGCACGATCCCTATATTACACCGAAGTCGTACCATGATGAGCTGTCAGAGTTTCTCAGCCTCGATGATATTGCCACGGGCAACATCGATGCGCTCAATGCCATGATGTATGAGGATGAAGAGTGGGCGCTGGGGCGCGGGGCGAAATCGGTGGCCCATGTTTCGCAGCTGCACCAGGGGTTTGTGAAAGCCTCGAAGGAAAACACCGGCGATGCTTCCCGATACTGGCGGGAATGCGTCTTCAGCTATCTGGCCTGTCTGAAGTTTGCGGATGACCGACTGGGGCAGTTGATGGAAGGGCTGGAGAAGTCGGCGTTTGCAGACAACACCGCCATTGTGCTGTGCGGGGACAACGGGTTGCATCTGGGTTCGCATGAGCACTGGTCGAAGATTTCTCTTTGGAGCGAGGCCACGCATGTGCCGCTGATTATTAAGGCGCCGGGGGTGAACCCGGGGATCTGCCGCGAGACTGTGAGTCTGGTGGATCTGTATCCGACCATGCTGGATCTGCTGGGGCTGGATGCTCCGGCGAATGCGCAGAAGCTGGATGGTACGAGTCTGATGCCGCAGCTGGCGGATGCATCGGCAGGGCGGCATGAGCCGGTGGTGATCGGCTACAGTACCTACGGGCTTCCATTCTGCTATGCGGTGGATGATGGCGAGTGGCGTTTGCAGGATTATCGAAACGTGGATGGAAAGACGTTTGTGCTCTACGATCTGGAAAATGATCCGATGGAGTCCATCGATCTGATGCCCGATCTGGAAAAGAATCCCCAGGCGCGCGCGGCGTACGAGCGTTTAAGGCGCTACCTTGACCGGCATCTGGTCGGGAAGGCCTCGCAGAAAAAACAATGA
- the araA gene encoding L-arabinose isomerase: MSKKTELWFVTGSQHLYGQKTLDQVAADAREISAALNADSIVPVEVVWKPTVKTADEVYALCRDANADDACIGLITWMHTFSPAKMWISGLTALKKPFAHLHTQFGRDIPWSEIDMDFMNLNQSAHGGREFGFICSRLRKNRTVIVGHWEDPAVREELGVWARVAKGWNESQNLKVARFGDNMRNVAVTEGDKVEAQIKFGYQVNGYGMGDLKAYVDKVTDAQIKELVAEYGTLYSIAGDALMDNVAEQARIEIGMRTFLEEGGFGAFTTTFEDLHGFRQLPGLAVQRLMADGYGFGAEGDWKTSAMMRIMKVMGEGLEGGTSFMEDYTYHFDPAGNKVLGSHMLEVCPSIASGQPSLETHPLGIGGKDDPARLVFNSPAGPAINVSPIDMGNRFRIIVNEVEAVVPEHDLPKLPVARVLWVPQPSLKVGAAAWILAGGAHHTVYSQQLDTRHIEIFAEMADMELVVIDEETKLRSFKQELRWNEAAYR, from the coding sequence ATGAGCAAGAAAACAGAACTATGGTTTGTAACCGGCAGTCAGCACCTCTATGGGCAGAAAACGCTCGACCAGGTGGCCGCCGATGCCAGGGAAATTTCCGCCGCACTGAATGCGGATTCGATTGTCCCGGTGGAGGTCGTGTGGAAGCCAACCGTCAAAACGGCGGACGAAGTCTATGCCCTTTGCCGCGATGCCAATGCGGACGACGCCTGCATCGGTTTGATCACCTGGATGCACACCTTCAGCCCGGCCAAGATGTGGATTTCCGGATTGACCGCACTGAAAAAACCGTTCGCGCATCTGCACACCCAGTTCGGGCGCGACATCCCGTGGTCGGAAATCGATATGGATTTCATGAACCTCAACCAGTCCGCGCATGGCGGCCGCGAGTTCGGCTTCATCTGTTCCAGGCTTCGGAAAAACCGTACCGTCATCGTCGGCCACTGGGAAGATCCGGCCGTCCGCGAAGAGCTCGGTGTCTGGGCGCGCGTTGCCAAAGGGTGGAACGAGTCGCAAAACCTCAAGGTGGCGCGGTTTGGCGACAACATGCGCAACGTGGCCGTCACCGAGGGCGACAAGGTCGAGGCGCAGATCAAGTTCGGCTACCAGGTAAACGGCTACGGCATGGGCGATCTGAAAGCCTACGTCGATAAAGTCACCGACGCGCAGATCAAGGAACTCGTGGCGGAATACGGCACGCTCTATTCCATCGCCGGCGATGCGCTGATGGACAATGTGGCGGAGCAGGCGCGTATTGAAATCGGCATGCGCACCTTCCTCGAAGAGGGCGGGTTCGGCGCCTTCACCACCACCTTCGAAGACCTGCACGGCTTCAGGCAATTGCCCGGCCTCGCCGTTCAGCGCCTGATGGCCGACGGCTACGGCTTCGGCGCCGAGGGCGACTGGAAGACCTCCGCCATGATGCGCATCATGAAGGTGATGGGCGAGGGGCTCGAAGGGGGCACTTCGTTCATGGAGGACTACACCTACCACTTCGATCCCGCCGGCAACAAGGTGCTTGGTTCGCACATGCTCGAAGTCTGCCCGTCCATCGCTTCGGGCCAGCCTTCGCTGGAAACGCATCCTCTGGGGATCGGCGGCAAGGATGATCCCGCGCGCCTGGTCTTCAATTCACCGGCCGGCCCGGCGATCAACGTTTCGCCGATCGACATGGGCAACCGCTTCCGCATCATCGTTAATGAAGTTGAAGCCGTGGTTCCGGAACACGACCTGCCGAAACTGCCGGTCGCCCGCGTGCTGTGGGTACCGCAGCCGAGCCTCAAGGTCGGCGCAGCCGCGTGGATCCTCGCCGGCGGCGCCCACCACACCGTCTATTCGCAGCAACTCGATACCCGCCATATCGAAATCTTTGCCGAGATGGCAGACATGGAGCTGGTGGTGATCGACGAAGAAACGAAGCTGCGTTCCTTCAAGCAGGAGCTGCGCTGGAACGAAGCCGCCTACCGCTAG
- a CDS encoding L-ribulose-5-phosphate 4-epimerase — protein sequence MDYDALKERVCAANKEINRVQLAILTWGNASEVDREAGVFAIKPSGVDYDEMTPDDIPIISLETGEKLEGAMNPSSDTATHWHLYKAFPDIGGIVHTHSPYATAWAQAHRGIPCLGTTHADTFYGAVPCTRPLTQAEIEGEYELNTGKVIEEHFVNNGLKAVELPGVLVSSHAPFTWGADALKAVVNGRVLEEVAKMAATTFALNPNLGSVDQFLLDKHYLRKHGANAYYGQK from the coding sequence ATGGATTACGATGCTTTGAAGGAACGGGTCTGCGCGGCGAACAAGGAGATCAACCGGGTTCAGCTGGCGATTCTCACATGGGGCAATGCCTCGGAAGTGGATCGCGAAGCCGGCGTTTTTGCGATCAAACCAAGCGGCGTGGATTACGATGAAATGACGCCGGATGACATTCCGATCATTTCGCTGGAAACCGGTGAAAAGTTGGAAGGGGCAATGAACCCGTCATCCGATACGGCCACGCATTGGCACCTCTATAAAGCGTTTCCAGACATTGGAGGAATCGTGCATACGCATTCGCCCTATGCCACGGCCTGGGCGCAGGCGCACCGCGGAATTCCATGCCTTGGAACCACGCACGCCGACACCTTCTATGGTGCGGTTCCGTGCACCCGCCCGCTGACGCAGGCGGAGATCGAAGGCGAATACGAACTCAACACCGGCAAGGTGATCGAAGAGCATTTTGTGAACAACGGGCTGAAGGCGGTTGAGCTTCCCGGTGTGCTGGTTTCCAGTCACGCACCCTTTACCTGGGGTGCCGATGCCTTGAAGGCGGTAGTCAACGGTCGTGTGTTGGAAGAGGTGGCCAAAATGGCCGCCACCACGTTTGCGCTGAATCCGAACCTGGGTAGTGTTGATCAGTTCCTGCTGGATAAGCACTACCTCCGCAAGCATGGAGCAAATGCCTACTATGGACAAAAATAA
- a CDS encoding xylulokinase, which yields MVSIDRSTGVETIRNGQGTVGIEMGSTRIKAVLVDAGNRPIASGGHAWENTLDDGVWTYPLGEVWSGIQASFADLQKNVQNDYGITLKKIKAIGFSGMMHGYMVFDADGNQLVPFRTWRNNFTAQASEELTQLFDYPIPQRWSIAHLYQAILNGEEHVGRIAHMTTLAGYVHWKLTGQKVMGIGEASGMFPIDIESQNFNAALAEVFNARVGNKGYAWKLGALLPKVLPAGEPAGELTEEGAKLLDPAGNLEAGIPLCPPEGDAGTGMVATNSVEVRTGNVSAGTSVFAMLVLEKELARAHHEIDLVTTPDGKLVGMAHSNNCSSDYDAWINLFAQAVHALGAEVSTPVLYDTLLGLALEGDPDCGGLLAYGYVSGEHMTGFSEGRPLFARSSDSNFTLANFIRTHLFTALCALRTGLNVLFDEEGVEVDEIRGHGGFFKTPLVGERIMAAATGSPVSTLATAGEGGAWGIALLANYMTREDQAETLTEFLGKVFEGCMSEAVQPDPTDVEGFNAFFKRYHAGLAIERAAVGSLA from the coding sequence ATGGTGAGCATTGATAGATCAACAGGTGTGGAAACGATTCGGAATGGACAAGGAACGGTTGGAATTGAAATGGGGTCGACCCGCATCAAGGCCGTTCTGGTTGATGCGGGCAACCGGCCCATTGCATCGGGGGGGCATGCCTGGGAAAATACGCTGGACGACGGGGTCTGGACGTATCCGCTGGGCGAAGTGTGGAGTGGGATTCAAGCCAGCTTCGCCGATCTTCAGAAAAACGTCCAAAACGACTACGGCATCACCCTGAAGAAAATCAAAGCCATCGGTTTTAGTGGTATGATGCATGGCTACATGGTTTTCGATGCCGACGGTAATCAGCTGGTGCCGTTCCGCACCTGGCGCAACAACTTTACCGCGCAAGCCTCGGAAGAGCTGACCCAGCTCTTCGACTATCCGATCCCGCAGCGCTGGAGTATTGCCCACCTTTACCAGGCGATCCTGAACGGCGAAGAGCACGTGGGGCGGATTGCCCACATGACGACCCTGGCTGGATATGTGCATTGGAAACTGACCGGGCAAAAGGTGATGGGCATCGGCGAGGCTTCCGGTATGTTCCCGATAGACATTGAATCGCAAAACTTCAATGCCGCGCTGGCCGAGGTGTTTAATGCGCGGGTCGGCAACAAAGGATATGCCTGGAAGCTTGGGGCTTTGCTTCCAAAGGTGCTGCCGGCCGGAGAACCGGCCGGGGAGCTGACGGAAGAAGGGGCGAAGCTGCTCGATCCCGCCGGAAACCTGGAAGCCGGAATTCCGCTATGCCCCCCGGAGGGCGATGCCGGAACAGGCATGGTGGCCACCAACAGCGTTGAGGTTCGCACGGGCAATGTTTCTGCCGGCACCTCGGTCTTTGCCATGCTGGTATTGGAGAAGGAGCTTGCACGGGCGCATCATGAGATTGATCTGGTTACCACCCCCGACGGCAAGCTGGTTGGCATGGCGCATTCGAACAACTGCTCATCGGACTACGACGCCTGGATCAACCTGTTCGCCCAGGCGGTACATGCCTTGGGAGCGGAGGTTTCCACTCCGGTTCTTTACGATACGCTGCTGGGGTTGGCGCTGGAGGGCGATCCCGACTGCGGCGGACTGCTGGCCTACGGCTATGTGTCCGGCGAGCATATGACCGGCTTCAGCGAAGGCCGCCCGTTGTTTGCACGTTCATCGGACAGCAACTTCACGTTGGCCAACTTTATCCGCACCCACTTGTTCACCGCCCTCTGCGCACTTCGCACCGGCTTGAATGTCCTGTTCGATGAAGAGGGGGTTGAAGTGGATGAAATCCGTGGGCATGGCGGTTTCTTTAAAACGCCGCTCGTCGGGGAGCGTATTATGGCGGCGGCGACCGGTTCGCCGGTTTCAACGTTGGCCACGGCCGGGGAGGGCGGTGCCTGGGGCATTGCCCTGCTGGCAAACTACATGACCCGCGAAGACCAGGCGGAAACCCTGACGGAATTTCTCGGGAAGGTGTTTGAAGGCTGCATGAGTGAAGCGGTTCAGCCCGACCCCACCGATGTAGAAGGCTTCAATGCCTTCTTTAAACGCTACCATGCCGGCCTGGCGATCGAACGCGCGGCCGTGGGCTCACTGGCATAA
- a CDS encoding IS1634 family transposase: protein MSRAAAHSTPWPAGASPPKEKRSDCPLISVGIVLDAEGFIIRHKVFAGNISDRKTLLDAVADLEQIPGGEARPVVIVDGGMASLANLDALRDRGYDYIVNGKRRSRAEFADGFLDIDRFRLVEGRGKSGEKQPVFVRRITSGDETVVLCRSAGRKQEEDAIQDNAERKLIEGLETLRAPIMRNDKRLKLEEGPALVNRIIGRLSGRTTRASRLNEINYEPETRHLNWCRKETQWDTTRDLHGCYHLRSTLELEDQQLWRLYITLVPVEDAFRSMKKATSASTPSTTSSPTAAAPSSSLRPTAPNTTSANPVAPTPSRNSSIRCSASAGPRFRSIGIPTQKRPARKCSACIRATPCGRVFCFLCRGSWVKL from the coding sequence ATTTCGAGGGCAGCGGCGCACTCAACTCCCTGGCCCGCCGGAGCGTCGCCTCCTAAGGAAAAGCGATCCGACTGCCCGCTCATCTCGGTCGGGATCGTGCTCGATGCGGAAGGGTTCATTATCCGGCACAAGGTCTTCGCCGGGAATATCAGCGACCGCAAAACCCTGCTTGACGCCGTCGCCGACCTCGAGCAAATCCCCGGCGGCGAAGCCAGGCCGGTGGTCATCGTCGATGGAGGCATGGCGAGCCTGGCCAACCTCGATGCACTGCGCGACCGCGGCTACGACTACATCGTCAACGGCAAGCGCCGCTCCCGCGCGGAGTTCGCCGACGGCTTCCTCGACATCGACCGCTTCCGGCTCGTCGAGGGCCGCGGCAAGTCCGGCGAAAAACAACCCGTATTCGTCCGCCGGATCACCTCCGGCGACGAAACCGTCGTGCTCTGCCGCAGCGCCGGACGAAAGCAGGAAGAAGATGCCATCCAGGACAACGCCGAACGCAAACTCATCGAAGGACTCGAAACCCTGCGCGCGCCGATCATGCGTAATGACAAACGGCTCAAGCTCGAAGAAGGCCCCGCGCTCGTCAACCGCATCATCGGGCGGCTGTCCGGCCGGACCACCCGCGCCTCACGGCTCAACGAAATCAACTACGAGCCCGAAACCCGACACCTCAACTGGTGCCGCAAAGAAACCCAATGGGACACCACGCGCGATCTGCACGGATGCTACCACCTGCGCAGCACCCTCGAACTCGAAGACCAGCAGCTATGGCGGCTCTACATCACCCTCGTCCCCGTCGAAGACGCCTTCCGCAGTATGAAAAAAGCGACCTCGGCCTCCACCCCTTCCACCACCAGCTCGCCGACCGCTGCCGCACCCTCATCATCCCTGAGGCCGACGGCCCCGAACACCACATCCGCAAACCCGGTCGCCCCAACCCCGTCCAGAAACTCATCCATACGATGCTCGGCATCGGCTGGACCTCGCTTCCGGTCCATCGGCATACCTACCCAAAAGAGGCCTGCGCGAAAATGTAGTGCCTGCATCCGCGCAACCCCATGCGGCAGAGTCTTCTGTTTTTTATGCCGCGGAAGTTGGGTTAAACTTTAG
- a CDS encoding FKBP-type peptidyl-prolyl cis-trans isomerase — protein sequence MIENGKKVTIHYTGTLDDGSQFDSSAGRDPLEFEMGAGMVIPGFEKGVADMEVGDKKTINIPAAEAYGEKRDEMVMEFDRSQLPEDLEPEVGMGLQMQGPQGQPVPVQITEVAEATITIDANHPLAGQNLNFELELVSVN from the coding sequence ATGATTGAAAACGGAAAAAAGGTAACCATCCACTACACCGGAACCCTCGACGACGGTAGTCAGTTCGACTCGTCCGCCGGGCGCGACCCGCTGGAATTCGAAATGGGCGCCGGCATGGTGATCCCGGGCTTTGAAAAAGGCGTGGCCGATATGGAAGTCGGCGACAAGAAAACCATTAATATCCCTGCGGCGGAAGCCTATGGCGAAAAGCGCGACGAAATGGTGATGGAGTTCGACCGTTCCCAGCTTCCGGAAGATCTCGAACCCGAAGTGGGCATGGGGTTGCAGATGCAGGGCCCGCAGGGACAGCCGGTTCCAGTTCAGATCACGGAAGTGGCCGAAGCCACCATCACGATCGATGCCAACCATCCGTTGGCCGGCCAGAACCTCAACTTCGAGCTTGAGCTGGTGTCGGTGAACTAG
- a CDS encoding aminoacetone oxidase family FAD-binding enzyme, with product MSKTDLVIIGGGAAGLMAGAAAGELGLKTLVLERKHKPGRKLLMCGNARCNLTTNISEERMLQMFGDPVGPFLEPSIRAFTPSMLQRWFALSGLKTVVKAGNKVYPHTERASDVLNLFTDLLRDGNVSLACSAVVQALEKTKNGFRISTDNFVVEGNYVLVATGGVSYPKTGSVGDGQEWAKKLGHSLEPFRPGLVGFEVEPSVIKGRVGKVYEKVLVDVVVDGRKVAETRGVYEIEKWGIGGTALTDASRHVARGNFGSYSLVVHIQDGKAEEIRPLGTRSIKEAMVTVGGVALNEIDPQTMESGKCPGLYFSGEVLDVDGPTGGYNLQAAFSTARLAVSAIGKRCGKGALPQPRAAESRPHNPRRDARAHPHGKPSRPRRRK from the coding sequence ATGAGTAAAACAGATCTCGTAATTATTGGAGGAGGGGCGGCCGGCCTGATGGCCGGTGCCGCGGCCGGCGAGCTGGGCTTGAAGACGCTTGTGCTGGAACGCAAGCACAAGCCCGGGCGCAAACTGCTGATGTGCGGCAACGCGCGCTGCAACCTGACCACGAATATTTCGGAAGAGCGGATGCTGCAAATGTTCGGTGATCCGGTCGGTCCGTTTCTTGAGCCATCCATCCGGGCCTTCACCCCATCCATGCTTCAGCGCTGGTTCGCGTTGAGCGGGTTGAAGACGGTGGTGAAAGCGGGCAACAAGGTCTACCCCCATACGGAACGGGCGTCCGATGTGCTGAACCTCTTCACCGACCTGCTGCGCGATGGCAATGTTTCGCTGGCCTGCTCGGCGGTGGTGCAGGCGTTGGAAAAAACGAAGAACGGTTTCCGGATCAGCACCGACAACTTTGTGGTGGAGGGGAACTATGTGCTGGTGGCAACCGGCGGCGTCAGCTATCCCAAAACCGGTTCGGTGGGCGATGGGCAGGAATGGGCGAAAAAGCTCGGGCATTCGCTCGAGCCATTCCGTCCGGGACTGGTCGGCTTCGAGGTGGAACCCTCCGTCATCAAGGGGCGGGTCGGCAAGGTTTATGAGAAAGTCCTGGTGGATGTCGTCGTCGACGGACGCAAGGTGGCCGAAACGCGCGGCGTCTACGAAATCGAAAAATGGGGCATCGGCGGAACCGCGCTAACCGATGCCAGTCGCCATGTGGCCCGTGGCAACTTTGGAAGCTATTCATTGGTTGTGCACATCCAAGATGGAAAAGCGGAGGAGATCCGGCCATTGGGAACGCGCTCGATCAAGGAAGCCATGGTGACGGTGGGTGGCGTTGCGTTGAACGAGATCGATCCGCAAACGATGGAGTCGGGAAAGTGCCCCGGGCTCTATTTTTCCGGCGAAGTGCTGGATGTGGACGGGCCGACGGGCGGCTACAACCTGCAAGCCGCTTTTTCGACCGCCCGGCTGGCGGTCTCCGCCATTGGAAAACGGTGCGGAAAAGGGGCTTTGCCTCAACCCCGCGCCGCTGAATCTCGCCCGCATAATCCCCGGCGCGATGCCCGTGCGCATCCCCATGGAAAGCCATCCCGGCCGCGCCGGCGCAAATAA
- a CDS encoding DUF4136 domain-containing protein, whose product MKITTGLLFVATLTTLTACTSMKVDSEQNPDFDFSGVETYEWVQPPAKILDEEDTILNGNMQMALNNELSARGWKQVLDSDQADIQVVYYIKLAEHEEYTTPPSEGEPRLTGGGFTFNNDSGKWGYSDQSPDLNVYTVEIGTLSLLVYDTRNNEKAWSGTLQTKLNRSMPQEKQKEHLRRIARKITTRIP is encoded by the coding sequence ATGAAAATCACGACCGGCCTGTTGTTCGTTGCCACCCTTACCACGTTGACCGCATGCACCAGCATGAAGGTGGACTCCGAACAAAACCCCGACTTCGACTTTTCCGGGGTCGAAACCTACGAGTGGGTCCAGCCCCCCGCCAAAATCCTTGACGAAGAGGACACCATCCTGAACGGAAACATGCAGATGGCCCTGAATAACGAGCTCTCTGCCCGGGGCTGGAAGCAGGTGCTCGATTCCGACCAGGCCGACATCCAGGTGGTCTACTACATCAAGCTCGCGGAACACGAGGAATACACCACCCCGCCGAGCGAAGGGGAACCGCGGTTGACCGGCGGGGGGTTCACGTTCAACAACGATTCCGGCAAATGGGGCTATAGCGACCAAAGCCCGGATCTCAATGTCTACACGGTGGAAATCGGCACCCTTTCCCTACTGGTCTACGACACCCGGAACAACGAAAAAGCATGGAGCGGAACCCTGCAAACCAAGCTAAACCGCTCCATGCCGCAGGAAAAACAGAAAGAGCATCTTCGCCGCATCGCCCGCAAGATCACCACCCGCATTCCGTAG
- a CDS encoding HAD family hydrolase — protein MSAAEKATRTTHALIFELEYVAAKTRAVEFESVKSAVGTKGVELSPIMFSRSGMSPLHRSAVTDVLTQAGKKADAIEKAVAEVDKTVANYCENEAELDSGLAKLIKATQERGIPVVTFTALPVATAKKLMARLGLDALGVELIIPEEVKESFPRADDWLKMLKQCDKEHSTLVAVVSSQVACKGALTAGAACIVVPDEYTAFQDFSGAKMVLDSLEDEKPNAILDLTLRM, from the coding sequence ATGAGCGCTGCAGAAAAAGCAACCCGCACGACCCACGCCCTGATCTTTGAACTGGAGTATGTTGCCGCCAAGACTCGCGCGGTCGAGTTCGAGTCGGTCAAAAGCGCGGTCGGCACCAAGGGCGTTGAGCTTTCGCCTATCATGTTTTCCCGTTCCGGCATGTCGCCACTGCACCGCAGTGCCGTTACCGATGTCCTCACGCAGGCCGGTAAAAAAGCCGATGCCATCGAAAAGGCCGTCGCCGAAGTCGATAAGACCGTTGCCAACTATTGCGAAAACGAAGCCGAACTCGATAGCGGTCTCGCCAAACTGATCAAGGCCACGCAAGAGCGCGGAATTCCGGTGGTCACCTTCACGGCGTTGCCCGTGGCCACGGCCAAAAAGCTGATGGCCAGGCTCGGCCTCGACGCCCTTGGCGTGGAGCTGATCATTCCGGAAGAGGTGAAGGAATCCTTCCCGCGCGCCGACGACTGGCTGAAAATGCTCAAGCAGTGCGACAAGGAACACTCCACCCTCGTGGCCGTCGTGTCGTCGCAGGTGGCCTGCAAGGGCGCTTTGACCGCCGGTGCGGCCTGCATCGTTGTTCCGGACGAATATACGGCCTTCCAAGACTTCAGCGGCGCAAAAATGGTGCTCGACTCCCTCGAGGACGAAAAGCCCAACGCCATCCTGGATCTCACCTTGCGGATGTAG